A stretch of Brassica rapa cultivar Chiifu-401-42 chromosome A08, CAAS_Brap_v3.01, whole genome shotgun sequence DNA encodes these proteins:
- the LOC103835844 gene encoding uncharacterized protein LOC103835844 — translation MKFEGSQTLLPVRKPANCGSIRKRAGYKLWVLVAVLLLALGSMLTGSVSLKGLGLFHSVDGKFGFHVSDDLDVLEIEEREKVVRHMWDVYGRSGGVRVPQFWREAFEAAYEFLVSDSAAVRSGAISDIAKLSLVRSLKPDSSLAQPNRR, via the exons ATGAAATTTGAAGGATCGCAAACGCTCTTACCGGTGAGAAAACCTGCAAACTGCGGTTCCATCCGCAAACGCGCTGGTTACAAGCTGTGGGTATTAGTAGCGGTTCTTCTCTTGGCGTTAGGTTCTATGTTAACCGGCTCCGTCTCTCTCAAAGGACTCGGTCTGTTTCATTCCGTTGACGGAAAGTTCGGGTTCCACGTCAGCGACGATCTCGACGTCTTG GAAAttgaggagagagagaaagttgtGAGGCATATGTGGGATGTGTACGGACGCTCCGGCGGAGTTAGGGTTCCTCAGTTCTGGCGAGAGGCTTTCGAGGCGGCGTATGAGTTCTTGGTCAGTGATTCCGCCGCCGTTCGAAGCGGGGCTATTTCCGATATAGCTAAATTGTCTCTTGTTCGCTCTCTTAAGCCCGACTCGAGTCTGGCCCAGCCCAATCGTCGTTGA
- the LOC103835845 gene encoding arabinosyltransferase RRA3, with product MAGRRDRTQQLRGSRIAIAILIGIIIGCVCALIFPNGFFNSNSSLTVNERVQVGSSSCESSKTLKSDFASLSEKNNELKKQVRELTEKLRLAEQGSDNARKQVLSLGPQIKAGPFGTVKSLRTNPTILSDESVNPRLAKILKSIAVDKEVIVALANANVKAMLEVQIASVKRLAIKNYLVVALDDYIESFCKQNDVAYYKRDPDKELDAVGKTGGNHAVSGLKFRVLREFLQIGYGVLLSDVDIVFLKNPFSHLYRDSDVESMSDGHDNMTAYGFNDVFDEPTMGWARYAHTMRIWVFNSGFFYLRPTVASIELLDRVAERLSKAKLWDQAVFNEELFYPSRPEYVGLHASKRVMDMYEFMNSKVLFKTVRKNEEMKKKVRPVIVHVNYHPDKLNRMRAVVEFYVNGKQDALDSFPDGSE from the exons ATGGCGGGTCGTAGAGACAGAACACAACAGCTCCGTGGATCTCGAATCGCGATCGCCATCCTCATCGGTATCATCATCGGCTGCGTATGCGCACTTATCTTCCCAAACGGCTTCTTCAACTCCAACTCGTCTCTCACCGTTAACGAACGCGTCCAG GTTGGATCCTCCTCTTGTGAATCCTCCAAGACGCTCAAGTCAGACTTCGCATCTCTCTCAGAGAAGAACAATGAGTTAAAGAAACAAGTCAGAGAGCTAACTGAGAAGCTACGTTTAGCTGAACAAGGATCAGACAATGCAAGAAAACAGGTTCTGTCTTTAGGACCACAGATAAAGGCTGGACCTTTCGGAACCGTCAAGAGCCTAAGAACAAACCCAACAATCCTCTCAGACGAATCTGTAAACCCAAGACTCGCAAAGATCCTAAAGAGCATCGCTGTGGATAAAGAGGTGATCGTAGCTCTCGCAAACGCCAACGTGAAAGCAATGCTAGAGGTTCAAATCGCTAGCGTTAAGAGATTAGCTATAAAAAACTACCTCGTGGTCGCATTGGACGATTACATAGAGAGTTTCTGCAAACAAAACGATGTCGCTTATTACAAGCGTGATCCAGACAAGGAACTGGACGCTGTCGGGAAAACCGGAGGCAACCACGCCGTCTCCGGCCTCAAGTTCCGTGTGCTACGAGAGTTTCTCCAGATAGGCTACGGCGTCCTCCTCTCGGATGTAGACATCGTCTTCTTGAAGAATCCCTTTAGTCATCTCTACAGAGACTCTGACGTTGAGTCGATGAGCGATGGACACGACAACATGACGGCTTACGGGTTCAACGATGTCTTTGATGAGCCAACCATGGGGTGGGCTAGGTACGCTCACACCATGAGGATATGGGTTTTCAACTCGGGTTTTTTCTATCTGAGGCCCACGGTTGCTTCCATCGAGCTGCTGGATCGGGTTGCGGAGAGGTTATCCAAGGCGAAGCTGTGGGACCAGGCGGTTTTCAACGAGGAGTTGTTTTATCCTTCGCGTCCTGAGTACGTTGGGCTGCATGCTTCGAAGAGGGTGATGGATATGTATGAGTTTATGAACAGTAAGGTGCTTTTCAAGACTGTGAGGAAGAAcgaggagatgaagaagaaggtgagGCCGGTGATTGTTCATGTGAATTATCATCCGGATAAGCTTAATAGAATGAGAGCAGTGGTTGAGTTTTATGTGAACGGTAAGCAAGATGCTCTTGATAGCTTCCCTGATGGTTCTGAATGA
- the LOC103835847 gene encoding protein BRASSINAZOLE-RESISTANT 2 translates to MTSDGATSTSAAAAMAATRRKPSWRERENNRRRERRRRAVAAKIYTGLRAQGNYNLPKHCDNNEVLKALCSEAGWVVEEDGTTYRKGHKPPSLPGDVAGSSSRATPYSSYNQSPFESPILSYQVSPSSSSFPSPSRGGGDTHNNISTIFPFLRNGGIPSSLPPLRISNSAPVTPPVSSPSSKHPKALSTWGECFTNQSAKQSMSSFNYPFYAVSAPASPTHHRQFNAPPATIPECDESDASTVDSGHWISFQKFSQQQPFLGVSAVPASPTFNLVRPPVPKQLSPNTGATQEIGQSSEFKFENSQVKPWEGERIHDVAMEDLELTLGNAKGRM, encoded by the exons atgacGTCGGACGGCGCGACGTCGACGTCAGCAGCAGCAGCGATGGCGGCTACGAGGAGGAAGCCGTCGTGGAGAGAGAGGGAGAACAATCGGAGGAGGGAGAGACGGAGAAGAGCCGTAGCGGCGAAGATTTACACCGGTCTGAGAGCTCAAGGTAACTACAATCTCCCCAAGCACTGCGACAACAACGAAGTGCTCAAGGCTCTTTGCTCTGAAGCTGGTTGGGTGGTTGAAGAAGACGGAACCACTTATCGCAAG GGACACAAGCCTCCTTCTCTACCTGGTGACGTGGCTGGATCATCGTCACGAGCCACTCCTTACTCTTCCTACAACCAAAGCCCTTTCGAAAGTCCAATCCTTTCTTACCAAGTCAGTCCATCGTCTTCCTCATTCCCTAGCCCTTCTCGTGGTGGTGGAGACACACACAACAACATCTCCACCATCTTCCCTTTCCTCAGGAACGGTGGGATCCCTTCGTCGCTTCCTCCTCTCAGGATCTCAAACAGTGCTCCAGTGACACCACCTGTCTCGTCTCCATCATCTAAACACCCCAAGGCGTTATCCACTTGGGGGGAATGTTTTACCAATCAGTCTGCTAAACAGTCAATGTCGTCTTTCAACTACCCGTTTTACGCGGTCTCTGCACCGGCGAGCCCCACTCATCACCGCCAGTTCAATGCTCCCCCGGCTACTATACCTGAGTGTGATGAGTCTGATGCCTCCACTGTTGATTCTGGTCATTGGATAAGCTTTCAGAAGTTCTCACAACAACAGCCGTTCCTTGGCGTTTCTGCAGTGCCAGCCTCTCCTACTTTCAATCTAGTGAGACCGCCTGTACCTAAGCAGTTGTCTCCAAACACTGGAGCAACACAAGAGATTGGTCAAAGCTCGGAGTTTAAGTTTGAGAATAGCCAAGTGAAGCCGTGGGAAGGGGAGAGGATCCATGATGTGGCTATGGAGGATCTTGAGCTCACACTTGGAAACGCTAAAGGTCGTATGTAG